One genomic region from Cyanobium usitatum str. Tous encodes:
- a CDS encoding VapE domain-containing protein, whose protein sequence is MQGTGDEFSVFVAPDPDRRRKTARTSKPAITSTGIQAVLDARGSGWRQQKEGPPMRSKMAIGDLSGRLTSELGSRLGFDEVALMPAVDRVPLKDWEVTLLHGELSEAGWIIGSEAAEAGLLLAARRNPFHPVREYLKRVEADPAIAAFDLDQVAPRFFRAASALHKAMVRKWLIGAVARAIDPGCQMDYCLVLQSDVQGIGKSSELRELASPEWFTSTIPDQDKDWTLNVHCCWIFELAELESLTGAKAAGKIKNMLTTTTDLVRVPYGKVPERMKRPSVFCATVNKRVFLRDDTGNRRFWVVPIDGTEKLDRAGLAEARDGIWKSAVLAYRSGELPMLPDGLADASEQQNDDFREQDVWMPALSKYLSRRQQEQHIPVQACEFLDHIGMASERQNTHHGKRVRELAESLGWRHKQRRANGGERKLGLWPQVATSATSATCLVTAPNACDANAFNGVATSATSKSQDQSLKPEKQEQQEQHGAICSFFEVAEVATRPNGSDDNASGHVATHMPPTCRQPLEQRIRELGHSKDLSGWSDEELPDLLQTLEQAAKRRASGFAIPVQEAA, encoded by the coding sequence GTGCAAGGCACCGGGGACGAGTTCTCGGTGTTCGTTGCGCCAGATCCAGACAGGCGCCGCAAAACCGCCAGAACCAGCAAGCCCGCCATCACTAGCACCGGGATTCAAGCCGTTTTGGATGCCCGCGGTTCTGGCTGGCGGCAACAAAAAGAAGGGCCGCCGATGCGCAGCAAGATGGCCATTGGCGATCTTTCTGGGCGCCTTACCAGCGAGCTAGGCAGCCGGCTTGGTTTTGACGAGGTGGCGCTGATGCCCGCGGTGGATCGCGTACCGCTGAAAGACTGGGAAGTGACCCTCCTGCATGGCGAGCTATCAGAAGCGGGCTGGATCATCGGATCAGAAGCTGCTGAAGCGGGCCTACTGCTAGCGGCAAGGCGCAATCCTTTTCACCCGGTACGCGAGTACCTGAAGCGAGTTGAAGCTGATCCAGCCATCGCAGCGTTTGACCTAGATCAAGTGGCGCCGCGGTTCTTCCGCGCTGCAAGTGCATTGCACAAAGCAATGGTGCGCAAATGGCTAATCGGTGCTGTTGCTCGCGCAATCGACCCCGGCTGTCAGATGGACTATTGCCTAGTGCTCCAGTCCGACGTTCAAGGCATCGGCAAATCCAGCGAGCTTCGAGAGCTGGCATCACCCGAGTGGTTCACCAGCACAATCCCCGATCAAGACAAAGATTGGACGCTGAATGTTCACTGCTGCTGGATTTTTGAGTTAGCAGAGCTGGAGTCACTCACGGGAGCCAAAGCCGCCGGCAAGATCAAGAACATGCTCACCACCACCACCGACCTGGTGCGGGTGCCATACGGCAAGGTGCCGGAGCGTATGAAGCGGCCTTCTGTCTTCTGCGCAACCGTCAACAAAAGGGTGTTCCTGCGCGATGACACCGGGAACCGCCGCTTCTGGGTTGTGCCGATTGATGGCACCGAGAAACTTGATCGTGCTGGCCTTGCAGAAGCCCGTGATGGCATCTGGAAGTCGGCTGTATTGGCCTACCGCAGTGGCGAGCTGCCGATGCTGCCCGATGGCCTTGCCGATGCTTCTGAGCAGCAGAACGACGACTTCCGCGAGCAAGACGTATGGATGCCCGCGCTCAGCAAGTACCTAAGCCGGCGGCAACAGGAGCAACACATCCCGGTGCAGGCGTGTGAGTTTCTCGATCACATCGGAATGGCCAGCGAGCGCCAAAACACCCACCACGGAAAACGCGTACGGGAGCTGGCGGAATCACTTGGTTGGCGCCACAAGCAGAGGCGAGCAAATGGTGGTGAAAGGAAGCTGGGCTTATGGCCGCAGGTGGCAACCTCGGCAACCTCGGCAACATGCCTGGTAACAGCCCCAAACGCTTGTGATGCCAATGCTTTTAATGGGGTGGCAACCTCGGCAACCTCTAAAAGTCAAGATCAGTCGTTAAAACCTGAAAAGCAGGAGCAGCAGGAGCAGCACGGCGCCATATGTAGCTTTTTTGAGGTTGCCGAGGTTGCCACACGACCAAACGGCAGTGACGACAACGCTTCTGGGCATGTTGCCACCCACATGCCACCCACTTGCCGGCAACCTCTCGAACAACGCATCCGCGAGCTGGGTCACAGCAAAGACCTAAGCGGCTGGAGTGACGAGGAACTCCCAGACCTGTTGCAAACACTGGAGCAGGCAGCCAAGCGACGCGCTAGTGGCTTCGCTATTCCCGTGCAGGAGGCAGCGTGA
- a CDS encoding site-specific integrase, whose product MNPSGAGKIQLKVRMPGQASETCVLPLDWCKESQNRALQLIGQIYRLVGSGQATVKGALEIVRAGSDTMRLGTDWKVVEKGLKAALMEGRNEILSSTWRDNYAPYITEALRVLDSRNTPNDGHELLRRTLEKWQGKAASRAACCIAVRNLTDHAIARHRAPGCWRIDVASIKELRGKAPKKRVKAALEDGEILYLIDGVEARNSRWANVLKLLALYGLRPIELQHIQAKQREDGSLGMWCSYQKNCGGQLTDPRWIEPCPVKDAANAQQHWNLVGAMAAGLLELPLGANGRPRELNGHYVEQFLRGQPEWKELRNRCEARGEWLRSYTFRDSYSLRCHRYEVEMGAIAASMGHSVAVHSSSYRWASEATTAAAFQKVLA is encoded by the coding sequence GTGAACCCGAGCGGCGCGGGAAAAATCCAGCTCAAAGTGCGGATGCCGGGGCAGGCATCAGAAACCTGCGTACTGCCCCTGGACTGGTGCAAGGAAAGTCAGAACAGGGCGCTGCAACTAATCGGCCAGATTTATCGGCTGGTCGGATCCGGGCAGGCAACCGTCAAAGGAGCCCTCGAGATAGTGCGGGCCGGCAGCGACACCATGCGTCTTGGCACCGACTGGAAGGTCGTTGAGAAGGGTCTTAAGGCAGCTCTCATGGAGGGCCGCAACGAGATCCTGTCGTCTACATGGCGCGACAACTACGCCCCGTACATCACAGAAGCCCTAAGGGTTCTTGACAGCCGAAACACGCCCAACGATGGACACGAACTTCTGCGCCGGACCCTTGAGAAGTGGCAAGGGAAAGCAGCCAGTCGCGCCGCCTGCTGCATCGCGGTCCGAAACCTCACTGACCACGCCATCGCCCGTCATAGAGCCCCAGGCTGCTGGCGCATCGACGTTGCAAGCATCAAGGAGCTGCGCGGCAAGGCACCAAAGAAACGGGTCAAAGCAGCATTGGAAGACGGAGAAATCTTGTATCTGATCGACGGCGTTGAGGCTCGGAACAGCCGGTGGGCAAACGTGCTGAAGCTGCTTGCCCTCTATGGGTTGCGCCCGATTGAGCTGCAGCACATCCAAGCCAAACAACGTGAGGACGGCAGCCTCGGCATGTGGTGCTCGTACCAGAAAAACTGCGGCGGGCAGCTCACAGATCCACGCTGGATTGAGCCATGTCCAGTGAAGGACGCCGCTAACGCGCAGCAACACTGGAATCTGGTAGGCGCAATGGCTGCTGGACTGCTTGAGCTGCCTCTCGGTGCCAACGGCAGACCCCGTGAGCTGAACGGGCACTACGTCGAGCAGTTCCTACGTGGTCAGCCTGAATGGAAAGAGTTGCGGAACCGCTGCGAAGCTCGCGGCGAATGGCTACGCAGTTACACATTCCGGGATAGTTACAGCCTGCGATGCCATCGCTACGAGGTTGAAATGGGCGCCATAGCCGCATCCATGGGGCACTCGGTGGCTGTACATAGCAGCAGCTATCGCTGGGCATCAGAAGCGACAACGGCAGCCGCTTTCCAGAAAGTTTTGGCGTAA
- a CDS encoding SemiSWEET transporter has product MSQLSPAIEILGYIAASLTTLSFIPQAMRTLSSGDTRGISLSMYALFTSGIALWLVYGIFARNGPLIIANAITVVLSGLILQRKLEDHLAEKSNYKKTGTCRSTAKRRIIRPGKQRNQDS; this is encoded by the coding sequence ATGAGCCAACTCTCTCCAGCCATTGAAATCCTTGGTTATATAGCTGCTTCTTTAACCACGCTGAGCTTTATTCCCCAAGCCATGAGAACCCTCAGCAGCGGGGACACCCGGGGCATCTCCCTCAGCATGTATGCCCTTTTTACCAGTGGGATTGCCCTCTGGCTCGTCTATGGCATCTTCGCGCGCAACGGTCCCCTCATCATTGCAAATGCCATCACAGTTGTGCTCTCCGGCCTGATTTTGCAGCGCAAACTGGAGGATCATTTAGCAGAGAAGAGCAATTACAAAAAAACTGGCACCTGCAGATCCACAGCAAAACGTCGAATCATTAGACCCGGAAAGCAACGCAACCAAGATTCCTAG
- a CDS encoding J domain-containing protein: protein MSANGYRDYFSVLGVERGADADAIKRAFRKLARQYHPDVNPNDAGAEAKFKEVSEAYEVLSDPDKRRRYEQFGQYWSQAGGGSASGGVDVDFGRYGNFDDFINDLLGRFGGPSPGGGAPGGFGFSSGFPGGFAGGMPGGGRGAPINLDAEASISLSFADAFRGSERTLAVNDERVQVRIPPGVKHGSRLRLKGKGNLQPGTGRRGDLYLNLQLQEHSVWKLDGDQLRAELPLSLDELALGGEVRVATPDGEASVQVPPGMTLGRSLRLRGKGWPLKDGRGDLLLTPVLKLPDQLSAEERQLLEQLRAARSADPRSGWIQAARL from the coding sequence ATGAGCGCGAACGGCTACCGCGATTACTTCAGTGTGCTCGGGGTGGAGCGTGGCGCTGATGCCGACGCCATCAAGCGCGCCTTTCGCAAGCTGGCCCGCCAGTACCACCCGGACGTGAACCCCAATGATGCGGGGGCTGAGGCCAAGTTCAAGGAGGTGAGCGAGGCCTATGAAGTGCTCTCCGATCCAGATAAGCGCCGGCGCTACGAGCAATTTGGCCAGTATTGGAGCCAGGCGGGCGGTGGCTCGGCCAGTGGCGGCGTCGACGTTGATTTTGGCCGCTACGGCAACTTCGACGACTTCATCAACGACCTGCTGGGTCGTTTTGGCGGCCCCTCCCCCGGCGGCGGCGCCCCGGGAGGTTTTGGTTTCAGTTCGGGCTTTCCTGGTGGCTTTGCTGGTGGCATGCCCGGCGGCGGCCGCGGCGCCCCGATCAATCTCGATGCCGAAGCCAGCATCAGCCTCTCCTTTGCCGATGCTTTCCGCGGCTCCGAGCGCACCTTGGCCGTCAACGACGAGCGGGTGCAGGTGCGCATCCCGCCAGGTGTGAAGCACGGCAGCCGCCTGCGGCTCAAGGGCAAGGGCAACCTGCAGCCCGGCACCGGCCGCCGCGGCGACCTCTACCTCAATTTGCAGCTGCAGGAGCATTCGGTGTGGAAGCTCGATGGCGACCAGCTGCGCGCTGAGCTGCCCCTCAGCCTCGATGAATTGGCCCTAGGCGGTGAGGTGCGGGTGGCGACCCCCGATGGGGAGGCCTCCGTGCAAGTGCCCCCTGGCATGACCCTGGGCCGCAGCCTGCGGCTCAGGGGCAAGGGCTGGCCCCTCAAGGACGGCCGCGGCGACCTGCTGCTTACGCCGGTGCTCAAGTTGCCCGACCAGCTCAGCGCCGAGGAGCGCCAGCTGCTGGAGCAGTTGCGTGCCGCCCGCAGCGCCGATCCCCGCTCTGGCTGGATTCAGGCGGCCCGTCTCTAG
- the hemB gene encoding porphobilinogen synthase, which translates to MELTYRPRRLRRTPALRALVREHHLSAADFIYPLFVHEGATNEPIGAMPGAMRWSLEGLVQEVGRAWDLGIRCVVLFPKVADGLKTEDGAECFNEGGLIPRAIRRLKEVHPEMAIMTDVALDPYSCDGHDGIVSEEGVVLNDETVAILCRQAVAQARAGADLIGPSDMMDGRVGAIREALDEEGFEHIGIISYTAKYSSAYYGPFREALDSAPRVGAGKPIPNDKSTYQMDPSNGREALTEALLDEQEGADILMVKPGLAYLDIIYRLRGETELPIAAYNVSGEYAMVKAAAEKGWIDERAVVLETLLCFKRAGANLILTYHACDAAQWLRQG; encoded by the coding sequence ATGGAGCTCACCTACCGTCCCCGCCGATTGCGCCGCACCCCGGCTTTACGGGCGCTGGTGCGGGAACATCACCTAAGTGCTGCCGACTTTATTTATCCGCTCTTCGTGCACGAAGGCGCCACTAACGAGCCCATTGGTGCCATGCCAGGAGCTATGCGCTGGAGTCTCGAAGGCTTGGTGCAGGAGGTGGGCCGCGCTTGGGACTTGGGCATCCGCTGCGTTGTGCTGTTTCCCAAGGTGGCAGATGGCCTTAAAACCGAAGACGGCGCCGAATGCTTCAACGAAGGTGGCCTAATACCCCGAGCTATTCGCCGGCTCAAGGAGGTGCACCCCGAGATGGCGATCATGACGGATGTGGCCCTCGATCCCTACTCCTGCGACGGCCATGACGGCATCGTCAGCGAGGAAGGGGTGGTGCTCAATGATGAAACGGTGGCGATCCTCTGCCGCCAGGCCGTTGCCCAAGCTCGGGCCGGGGCGGATTTGATCGGCCCCAGCGACATGATGGATGGCCGCGTTGGGGCCATCCGCGAAGCCCTCGATGAGGAGGGATTTGAGCATATCGGCATTATTAGCTATACAGCTAAATACTCTTCTGCTTATTACGGTCCCTTCCGCGAAGCCCTTGATTCGGCTCCTCGGGTTGGCGCGGGCAAGCCAATCCCAAATGATAAATCAACCTATCAAATGGATCCGTCCAATGGACGTGAAGCGCTCACTGAAGCCCTGCTCGATGAACAGGAGGGGGCTGACATTTTGATGGTCAAGCCTGGCCTTGCCTACTTAGATATCATCTACCGTCTGCGTGGCGAAACGGAGCTGCCAATTGCGGCTTACAACGTAAGCGGTGAATACGCCATGGTGAAGGCCGCCGCTGAAAAGGGCTGGATTGATGAGCGGGCCGTGGTGCTGGAAACCCTGCTGTGCTTTAAGCGGGCTGGGGCTAATTTGATCCTCACCTACCACGCCTGTGATGCGGCGCAGTGGCTGCGCCAGGGCTAG
- a CDS encoding VOC family protein, whose amino-acid sequence MAPAAVHHLGHVALRVQDMERAKAFYVSLGLQLCWDAPDWAYLQWPGAGTGLALLSPSYKAAGPHFAFHFRDRSEVDAVHAQLVAAGRSCGPVHDHRDGTASFYLQDPEGNWLEMLYEPPGGIPSNLPG is encoded by the coding sequence ATGGCTCCTGCTGCTGTTCATCACCTTGGCCATGTGGCACTGCGGGTGCAGGACATGGAGCGGGCTAAGGCCTTCTATGTCTCCCTAGGCCTGCAGCTCTGCTGGGATGCCCCCGATTGGGCCTATTTGCAGTGGCCTGGGGCCGGCACGGGTTTGGCCCTGCTCAGCCCTAGTTACAAAGCTGCCGGGCCCCATTTTGCTTTCCATTTCCGCGACCGCTCAGAGGTGGATGCGGTGCACGCCCAGCTTGTGGCGGCCGGCCGCTCCTGCGGCCCGGTGCATGACCATCGTGACGGCACTGCCAGCTTCTATCTCCAAGACCCGGAAGGCAACTGGCTCGAGATGCTCTACGAGCCCCCTGGCGGCATCCCCTCCAACCTGCCCGGGTGA
- a CDS encoding endonuclease MutS2 yields the protein MIDVTAPLAPIQQEALELLEWPRLAEQLASFASTAPGRCACLELALPACLAASRSLLAETTELLGLDGLLEGGLSFQGVADIAALVTLCAKGGMAPGEELLALATTLAAARRLRRQIDDPQLRPVCTALVAELRTLPELEQRLHFCLEEGGRVADRASPPLEELRRQLLGARSDRRDRLQELMRRCGVMLQDTVISERNGRPVLAVKAGAAAQLPGLVHDSSASGQTVFIEPQAVIALGNRIRDLEGRERELERAVLTALSAQVGEEAEALAALQQVLVRLDAGVARARYGQWLGAVRPELADDPSAPFELRELRHPLLLWQQRRQGGHAVVPVSLLVAAELRVVAITGPNTGGKTVTLKSVGLAALMARAGLFLPCSGTPRLPWCSQVLADIGDEQSLQQNLSTFSGHIRRIARILEALPAAGGASLVLLDEVGAGTDPLEGSALATALLKHLADRARLTIATTHFGELKALKYADPRFENASVAFDVDTLSPTYRLQWGIPGRSNALAIARRLGLGEPVLELAAAQLEPLGEGEVNQVIAGLENQRQRQQEAAEEAAALLARTELLHEELLLRWQQQTQQSAELQEQRRQQLERSIRQGQNEVKRIIRRLRQGPDGGEASSAALGETARQAGQRLKSLEQQHRPTPERREHRGWMPAVGDRVRLLSLGKAAEVLSLADDGRELTVRCGVMRLTLELAGIEGLHGEKPSPPEVRVQVKGQRGLGGRGPEVRSERNTVDVRGLRVHEAEAQLEERLRAANGPVWVIHGIGTGKLKRGLRAWLATVPYVERVSDAEQGDGGAGCSVIYVK from the coding sequence GTGATCGACGTCACCGCCCCGTTGGCCCCAATTCAGCAGGAGGCCCTGGAGCTGCTCGAGTGGCCGCGGCTCGCGGAGCAGCTGGCCAGCTTCGCCAGCACAGCTCCGGGCCGCTGTGCCTGCCTGGAGCTTGCCCTGCCCGCTTGCCTGGCTGCCAGCCGCAGCTTGCTAGCTGAAACCACCGAGCTGCTCGGCCTCGACGGGCTGCTGGAGGGGGGATTGAGTTTCCAGGGAGTTGCCGACATCGCGGCGCTGGTGACCCTCTGCGCTAAGGGCGGCATGGCTCCGGGCGAGGAGTTGCTGGCCCTGGCTACCACCCTGGCTGCGGCCCGCCGGCTGCGGCGCCAGATCGACGATCCCCAGCTGCGGCCCGTATGCACGGCCCTGGTGGCCGAGCTGCGCACCCTGCCGGAGCTGGAGCAGCGGCTGCATTTCTGCCTTGAAGAGGGCGGCCGGGTGGCGGATCGGGCCAGTCCGCCCCTGGAGGAGTTGCGGCGTCAGCTGCTTGGGGCTCGCTCAGATCGGCGGGATCGACTGCAGGAGCTGATGCGACGCTGCGGCGTCATGCTCCAGGACACGGTGATCTCGGAGCGCAACGGCCGTCCCGTGCTGGCTGTGAAGGCTGGCGCTGCCGCTCAGTTGCCGGGGCTGGTGCACGACAGCTCGGCTTCGGGACAAACGGTGTTTATCGAACCCCAGGCGGTGATTGCCCTGGGCAATCGCATACGCGACCTGGAGGGGCGCGAGCGGGAACTGGAGCGGGCTGTGCTGACGGCCCTGAGCGCCCAGGTGGGCGAGGAGGCTGAAGCTCTGGCCGCACTCCAGCAGGTGCTGGTGCGCCTGGATGCGGGGGTGGCCCGGGCGCGCTACGGCCAATGGTTGGGGGCGGTACGCCCGGAGCTGGCAGACGACCCCAGCGCGCCCTTCGAGCTGCGGGAGCTGCGCCACCCCCTGCTGCTTTGGCAGCAGCGGCGTCAGGGCGGCCATGCGGTGGTGCCCGTGAGTCTGCTGGTGGCAGCGGAGCTGCGGGTGGTGGCGATCACCGGCCCCAATACCGGCGGCAAAACCGTGACCCTCAAAAGCGTCGGCTTGGCGGCTCTTATGGCTCGAGCTGGCCTGTTTCTGCCCTGTAGCGGCACGCCGCGGCTGCCCTGGTGCAGCCAGGTGCTGGCCGACATCGGCGATGAGCAATCGCTGCAACAAAACCTCTCCACCTTCAGCGGCCACATCCGCCGCATCGCCCGCATCCTCGAAGCTCTTCCCGCTGCTGGCGGCGCCTCCCTGGTGCTGCTCGATGAGGTGGGGGCAGGCACCGATCCCCTCGAGGGTTCGGCCCTGGCCACGGCCCTGCTCAAGCACCTAGCCGATCGGGCCCGGCTCACGATTGCTACCACCCACTTCGGTGAGCTCAAAGCTCTCAAATACGCCGATCCACGCTTCGAGAACGCTTCGGTGGCCTTCGATGTGGACACCCTCTCGCCCACTTACCGGCTGCAGTGGGGTATCCCGGGTCGCAGCAACGCCCTGGCGATTGCCCGCCGGCTGGGGCTGGGGGAGCCGGTGCTGGAGCTCGCCGCCGCCCAGTTGGAGCCCCTAGGCGAAGGCGAGGTGAACCAGGTGATCGCTGGCCTGGAAAATCAGCGTCAACGCCAGCAGGAGGCCGCCGAGGAGGCCGCTGCCCTGCTGGCGCGCACCGAGTTGCTGCACGAGGAGCTGCTGCTGCGCTGGCAACAGCAGACCCAGCAGAGCGCCGAGCTACAGGAACAGCGGCGCCAGCAGTTGGAGCGCTCGATTCGTCAGGGGCAAAACGAGGTGAAGCGCATCATCAGGAGGCTGCGCCAGGGCCCTGATGGGGGGGAGGCCAGCAGCGCCGCCCTAGGCGAAACCGCCCGCCAGGCCGGCCAGCGGCTCAAATCGCTTGAGCAGCAGCACCGCCCCACCCCGGAGCGGCGCGAGCACCGGGGCTGGATGCCCGCCGTTGGCGACCGGGTGCGGCTGTTGTCCTTGGGCAAGGCCGCTGAGGTGCTTTCCCTCGCCGATGACGGCCGGGAACTCACGGTGCGCTGTGGGGTGATGCGGCTGACCCTGGAGCTGGCCGGCATTGAGGGGCTGCATGGCGAAAAACCCTCACCCCCTGAGGTGCGGGTGCAGGTGAAGGGTCAGCGGGGGCTGGGGGGCCGGGGCCCGGAGGTGCGCTCCGAGCGCAACACCGTTGATGTGCGCGGCCTGCGGGTGCATGAGGCGGAGGCCCAGCTGGAGGAGCGCCTCCGCGCCGCCAATGGCCCCGTGTGGGTGATCCACGGCATCGGCACGGGCAAGCTCAAGCGTGGCCTGCGGGCCTGGTTGGCAACGGTGCCCTACGTGGAGCGGGTGAGTGACGCTGAGCAGGGCGACGGCGGGGCTGGCTGCAGCGTGATTTACGTGAAATAG
- a CDS encoding ABC transporter ATP-binding protein, which yields MAEVRFQQVSKTYPPRRGGDPVQVLRQLDLQIQDGEFLVLVGPSGCGKSTLLRLLAGLEQPSQGEIFVGNRPVSSLRPAQRDVAMVFQSYALYPHLTVAGNIGFGLRRSRNRTALEQLQDSLHLATRRLPGPLRLRSRREERIAQRIAEVAETLELGQLLDRLPKELSGGQKQRVALGRAIARAPAVFLMDEPLSNLDAKLRTGTRTQIVELQRRLGTTTLYVTHDQVEAMTMGHRIAVLNAGRLQQLGTPMQLYQWPANLFVAQFIGSPPMNLLPVRAIGAGQVQLGSRKLAVEGPLAEVLAARAGEALTGGLRPEHFQLAPATNRNLRAEVSHGEALGNEQLLTCRLEEGGHLVQVRVSPETILPPGASLHLDIDPRGWRLFDASGEALPLPPEPASLEPTLPYFT from the coding sequence TTGGCAGAGGTTCGCTTCCAGCAGGTCAGCAAGACCTACCCACCCCGGCGCGGTGGTGATCCGGTGCAGGTGCTGCGCCAGCTGGATCTACAGATTCAGGACGGCGAATTTTTGGTATTGGTTGGGCCCTCAGGCTGCGGCAAAAGCACCCTGCTGCGTCTACTGGCTGGCCTAGAGCAGCCCAGCCAGGGGGAGATCTTCGTGGGCAATCGGCCCGTGAGCTCCCTGCGCCCAGCCCAACGGGACGTGGCCATGGTGTTCCAGAGCTATGCGCTCTATCCCCATCTAACGGTGGCCGGCAACATCGGCTTCGGCCTGCGCCGCAGCCGCAACCGCACGGCCCTTGAGCAGCTTCAAGACAGCCTGCACCTGGCCACCAGGCGGCTGCCAGGGCCCTTGCGGCTGCGCTCACGGCGCGAGGAGCGCATTGCTCAGCGCATCGCCGAGGTAGCGGAAACCCTGGAGCTAGGCCAGCTACTCGATCGGCTGCCCAAGGAGCTTTCCGGCGGCCAGAAGCAGCGGGTTGCCCTGGGCCGGGCCATCGCCCGGGCGCCGGCGGTGTTCCTGATGGACGAACCGCTCAGCAACCTCGACGCCAAGCTGCGCACCGGCACCCGCACCCAAATCGTTGAGCTGCAGCGACGCCTGGGCACCACCACCCTGTATGTCACCCACGACCAGGTGGAGGCCATGACCATGGGCCACCGCATCGCCGTGCTCAACGCCGGCCGGCTGCAGCAGCTCGGCACACCGATGCAGCTCTACCAGTGGCCCGCCAATTTGTTTGTAGCCCAGTTCATCGGCAGCCCGCCCATGAATCTGCTGCCGGTAAGGGCGATCGGCGCGGGCCAGGTGCAGCTAGGCAGCCGCAAGCTGGCGGTGGAGGGTCCCCTGGCCGAGGTGCTGGCGGCCCGGGCCGGCGAGGCGCTCACTGGCGGACTGCGGCCCGAGCACTTCCAGCTAGCTCCCGCCACCAACCGCAACCTGCGGGCCGAGGTGAGCCATGGCGAAGCCCTTGGCAACGAACAACTGCTCACCTGCCGCCTGGAGGAGGGCGGTCATCTGGTGCAGGTGCGGGTCAGCCCTGAAACAATCCTGCCGCCTGGGGCCAGCCTGCACCTCGATATTGATCCCCGCGGCTGGCGCCTGTTTGACGCCAGCGGCGAAGCCCTGCCCCTGCCCCCTGAGCCCGCAAGCCTGGAGCCGACCCTCCCCTATTTCACGTAA
- the obgE gene encoding GTPase ObgE — MQFIDQARVTVKAGRGGDGIVAFRREKYVPAGGPSGGDGGRGADVLLVADANLQTLLDFKYKRQFLAVDGRRGGPNRCTGASGNQLVIKVPCGTVVRDARTSILLGDLTDAGEELLVAFGGRGGLGNAHYLSNRNRAPEKFTEGREGEEWLLQLELKLLAEVGIIGLPNAGKSTLISVLSAARPKIADYPFTTLVPNLGVVRRPSGDGTVFADIPGLIAGAAQGAGLGHDFLRHIERTRLLIHLIDSSAEDVVADLNVVEGELTAYGHGLDQRPRIVVLNKIELLDPASLEELVEKVSQQVQARGGLPVLAISAAASKNLPKLLAAVWQQLGIVQP; from the coding sequence ATGCAATTCATCGATCAAGCCCGCGTAACGGTCAAGGCCGGCCGAGGCGGCGACGGAATCGTGGCGTTTCGCCGCGAGAAATATGTGCCAGCCGGTGGCCCTTCCGGCGGCGATGGCGGCCGTGGTGCCGACGTGCTGCTGGTGGCTGACGCCAACCTCCAGACCCTGCTGGATTTCAAGTACAAGCGGCAGTTTTTGGCGGTCGATGGTCGCCGGGGCGGGCCCAACCGCTGCACCGGTGCCAGCGGTAACCAGCTGGTGATCAAGGTGCCCTGCGGCACGGTGGTGCGCGATGCCCGCACCTCAATTTTGCTAGGTGATCTCACCGATGCGGGTGAGGAGCTACTGGTGGCCTTTGGCGGCCGCGGCGGCCTGGGCAATGCCCACTACCTCAGCAACCGCAACCGGGCCCCGGAGAAGTTCACCGAGGGCCGGGAGGGGGAGGAGTGGCTGCTGCAGCTGGAGCTCAAGCTGCTGGCTGAAGTTGGCATCATCGGCTTGCCCAATGCCGGCAAGAGCACCCTGATTTCGGTGCTTTCGGCAGCTCGGCCCAAGATCGCCGATTACCCCTTCACCACCCTGGTGCCCAACCTGGGGGTGGTACGCCGTCCCAGTGGTGATGGCACAGTTTTTGCCGACATTCCTGGTTTGATCGCTGGAGCGGCCCAGGGGGCAGGGCTGGGGCACGACTTCCTACGCCACATCGAGCGCACCCGGCTGCTGATCCACCTGATCGATTCCAGCGCTGAGGATGTGGTCGCCGACTTGAACGTGGTCGAGGGGGAGCTCACGGCCTACGGCCATGGCCTCGACCAGAGGCCCCGCATAGTGGTGCTCAACAAGATTGAATTGCTCGATCCAGCCAGCCTTGAAGAGCTGGTGGAGAAAGTGAGCCAGCAGGTGCAGGCCCGTGGTGGCTTGCCCGTTCTGGCTATTTCAGCTGCGGCCTCAAAAAATTTGCCGAAGCTGCTGGCCGCGGTGTGGCAGCAGCTCGGCATCGTTCAGCCCTAG
- a CDS encoding CP12 domain-containing protein — translation MKSIDEHIQQDQSEIEAAKAAGDLGKLRHLEEELQGLKEFKDHHPEDSHDPTPLEVFCDLNPSAPECRVYDD, via the coding sequence ATGAAAAGCATCGACGAGCACATCCAGCAGGACCAGAGCGAGATCGAGGCAGCCAAGGCCGCCGGCGACCTGGGCAAGCTTCGCCACTTGGAGGAAGAACTCCAGGGTCTCAAGGAGTTCAAAGACCACCATCCTGAGGACAGCCACGACCCCACCCCGCTTGAAGTGTTCTGTGACCTGAACCCTTCGGCCCCCGAGTGCCGCGTCTACGACGACTGA